A portion of the bacterium genome contains these proteins:
- a CDS encoding class I SAM-dependent RNA methyltransferase, producing MRLLSRAANTHGVSPIEPGAEIVARFTALAASGAAHGAPADNESSGISIFAHGVAPDETARVRIVERKGRYANAGLVEILEPSSLRVDPPCPVFGICGGCDWQHVSYDAQLLAKREIVQYAAMRAGVGIDVEACVPSPAPYFWRGRAEFRVGAANGSARVGFFRRDSHDLVPIDACPQLISPLNDALSAIRDAASAAGFGVGETRKVRAVADGRSNRVFIKVLGRAQGEADRDLVFEGGQLRDAPRTLEFSYAAHGVEYAFDPRVFTQVNAGVNERLIEHVAGALGARPTDTLLELFAGMGNFTFAIAPMAARVIAVESDPIACASSKRAAREYGNVEMVCANAAGHVRRIDEARMGIDLVLVDPPRAGLGAKLARRIGALRPRRLAYVSCNPETLMSDAKVLHGEGLRLLRATPFDMFPQTRHVECVGVFAY from the coding sequence TTGCGGCTGCTGAGCCGCGCCGCCAATACGCACGGCGTGTCCCCGATCGAACCCGGCGCCGAAATCGTCGCCCGCTTCACGGCGCTTGCGGCAAGCGGCGCGGCTCATGGCGCTCCGGCCGATAACGAATCCTCCGGCATTTCCATCTTCGCGCACGGCGTCGCGCCGGATGAAACGGCGCGCGTGCGCATCGTCGAACGCAAAGGCCGCTACGCGAACGCGGGACTCGTCGAAATCCTCGAGCCGTCGTCGCTGCGCGTCGATCCGCCGTGCCCCGTATTCGGCATCTGCGGCGGATGCGACTGGCAGCACGTTTCGTACGACGCCCAACTCCTCGCCAAGCGCGAGATCGTGCAATACGCCGCCATGCGCGCGGGCGTCGGGATTGACGTCGAGGCGTGTGTGCCGTCGCCCGCGCCGTACTTCTGGCGCGGGCGCGCCGAGTTTCGTGTCGGCGCCGCCAACGGCTCGGCACGAGTGGGATTTTTCCGGCGCGACAGCCACGATCTGGTGCCGATCGACGCTTGCCCGCAACTGATCTCGCCGCTCAACGACGCTCTCTCGGCGATTCGCGATGCCGCTTCGGCGGCGGGATTCGGCGTGGGCGAAACACGCAAGGTCCGCGCGGTGGCCGACGGACGATCGAACCGCGTGTTCATCAAGGTGCTCGGGCGCGCGCAGGGCGAAGCGGATCGCGATCTCGTTTTCGAGGGCGGCCAGCTTCGGGACGCGCCGCGCACGTTGGAATTTTCTTATGCGGCTCACGGCGTCGAATACGCCTTCGATCCGCGCGTGTTCACGCAGGTCAACGCGGGCGTCAACGAGCGGCTGATTGAACACGTCGCCGGCGCGCTTGGAGCGCGGCCGACGGACACGCTGCTCGAACTGTTCGCCGGCATGGGCAACTTTACGTTCGCGATTGCGCCGATGGCCGCGCGCGTCATCGCGGTGGAGTCCGACCCGATCGCGTGCGCATCCTCGAAACGTGCGGCGCGCGAATACGGCAATGTCGAGATGGTGTGCGCCAACGCGGCCGGCCACGTGCGGCGCATCGACGAGGCGCGGATGGGCATCGACCTGGTGCTCGTCGATCCCCCGCGCGCGGGACTGGGCGCGAAGCTCGCGCGACGTATCGGGGCGCTTCGCCCGCGGCGTTTGGCGTACGTTTCGTGTAACCCGGAGACGTTGATGTCGGACGCGAAGGTGCTGCATGGCGAGGGCTTGCGCCTTTTGCGCGCGACGCCGTTCGATATGTTTCCGCAGACGCGTCATGTGGAGTGCGTCGGAGTGTTTGCATACTGA